Proteins found in one Terriglobia bacterium genomic segment:
- a CDS encoding dihydroorotate dehydrogenase electron transfer subunit, with amino-acid sequence MLDRRVRVKEVRNLGAANYLLTLSSPEQARLVHPGQFLMVKCSEEVDDNPLLRRPFSIFAIHPHARTGNPAGLEILVKDVGAGTHRLVQVRPGQELHTLGPQGRPFQLSKEMSKEVRFACLVAGGVGIAALYLLARELIALEVSPVLFYGARTAEELVLSEYFERLGIEIQYATEDGSLGERGLVTAPLTRFLKEHSKKGPRLYACGPWAMMRAVHALAQRHLVPCEVSLEARMGCSLGACMGCVVRASSDRGEAHYIRVCMEGPVIDSRMIDWESPPL; translated from the coding sequence ATGCTGGATAGAAGAGTCAGAGTAAAAGAAGTGAGGAACCTGGGAGCGGCGAACTATCTGCTGACGCTGAGTTCCCCCGAACAAGCCCGCCTGGTGCACCCGGGGCAATTTCTGATGGTGAAATGCAGCGAGGAGGTAGATGATAATCCCCTCCTCCGCCGTCCCTTCAGCATCTTTGCCATTCACCCGCACGCCCGCACCGGAAATCCCGCAGGTCTGGAAATCCTCGTCAAGGATGTCGGGGCCGGCACGCATAGGCTGGTCCAGGTGCGGCCGGGGCAGGAACTGCATACTCTGGGACCGCAGGGACGCCCGTTCCAGCTCTCGAAGGAAATGAGCAAGGAGGTCCGCTTCGCCTGCCTGGTTGCCGGTGGTGTGGGAATTGCCGCGCTGTACCTTCTCGCGCGTGAGCTGATTGCGCTCGAAGTCTCTCCGGTCCTCTTTTATGGCGCCCGCACGGCAGAGGAGCTGGTCTTGAGTGAGTACTTCGAGCGCCTGGGGATCGAAATCCAGTACGCTACCGAGGATGGCTCGCTGGGCGAGCGGGGACTGGTAACCGCGCCGCTTACCCGGTTTCTCAAGGAGCATTCCAAGAAGGGCCCGAGGCTGTACGCCTGCGGCCCATGGGCCATGATGCGGGCGGTGCACGCGCTGGCACAGCGCCATTTGGTGCCCTGCGAGGTCAGCCTGGAAGCGCGCATGGGCTGCTCTCTGGGCGCATGCATGGGCTGTGTGGTTCGAGCCAGCAGCGACCGCGGTGAAGCTCATTATATCCGCGTGTGCATGGAAGGCCCGGTGATCGACAGCCGCATGATCGATTGGGAGTCCCCGCCACTCTGA